A genome region from Pseudomonas helmanticensis includes the following:
- the cysG gene encoding siroheme synthase CysG, with translation MKYLPLFHNLRGSRVLVVGGGEIALRKSRLLADAGALLRVVAPEIEAQLRELVTASAGECLLRGYVEADLDGCGLIIAATDDETLNAQVSTDAHRRCVPVNVVDAPALCSVIFPAIVDRSPLIIAVSSGGDAPVLARLIRAKIETWIPSTYGHLAGLAARFRNQVKTLFPDVQQRRGFWEDVFQGPIADRQLAGQGAEAERLLQAKIDGESTVTTGEVYLVGAGPGDPDLLTFKALRLMQQADVVLYDRLVAPAILELCRRDAERIYVGKRRADHAVPQDQINQQLVDLAKAGKRVVRLKGGDPFIFGRGGEEIEELAAHGIPFQVVPGITAASGCAAYAGIPLTHRDYAQSVRFVTGHLKDGSTDLPWADLVAPAQTLVFYMGLVGLPVICEQLIKHGRSAHTPAALIQQGTTVNQRVFTGTLADLPRLVAEHEVHAPTLVIVGEVVQLREKLAWFEGAQAQV, from the coding sequence ATGAAATATCTGCCGCTGTTTCACAACCTGCGCGGCAGTCGTGTGTTGGTCGTCGGTGGGGGGGAAATTGCCTTGCGCAAATCCCGCCTGCTGGCCGACGCCGGTGCGCTGCTGCGGGTGGTCGCACCTGAAATCGAAGCGCAACTGCGCGAACTGGTCACAGCCTCTGCTGGCGAGTGCCTGTTGCGCGGTTACGTTGAAGCGGATCTGGACGGTTGCGGGCTGATCATCGCCGCCACCGACGACGAAACGCTGAACGCACAAGTCTCTACCGATGCTCATCGGCGCTGCGTGCCGGTCAACGTGGTCGACGCGCCTGCCTTGTGCAGCGTGATCTTCCCGGCGATCGTCGATCGCTCGCCGCTGATCATCGCAGTGTCCAGTGGCGGCGATGCGCCGGTGCTTGCGCGGTTGATTCGCGCCAAGATCGAAACCTGGATTCCATCGACCTACGGCCATCTGGCCGGGCTCGCGGCACGTTTCCGTAATCAGGTGAAAACCTTGTTTCCGGATGTGCAGCAGCGCCGTGGCTTCTGGGAAGACGTGTTCCAGGGCCCGATTGCCGATCGGCAACTGGCCGGGCAGGGCGCCGAAGCCGAGCGTTTGCTACAGGCGAAGATCGATGGCGAATCCACGGTCACCACTGGTGAAGTGTATTTGGTCGGGGCAGGGCCGGGCGATCCGGATCTGCTGACCTTCAAGGCCTTGCGTCTGATGCAGCAAGCCGATGTGGTGCTGTACGACCGCTTGGTCGCGCCGGCGATACTTGAACTGTGCCGTCGCGATGCCGAGCGCATTTATGTCGGCAAGCGTCGTGCTGATCACGCCGTGCCGCAGGATCAGATCAACCAGCAACTGGTCGATCTGGCCAAGGCCGGTAAACGTGTGGTGCGTTTGAAGGGCGGTGATCCGTTTATCTTCGGCCGTGGGGGCGAAGAGATCGAAGAACTGGCCGCCCACGGTATACCGTTCCAGGTCGTGCCGGGCATCACCGCGGCCAGCGGTTGCGCGGCGTATGCCGGAATTCCGCTGACCCATCGTGATTACGCGCAGTCAGTGCGTTTTGTTACCGGGCATTTGAAGGACGGTTCCACCGATCTGCCGTGGGCCGACCTCGTCGCGCCGGCGCAGACGCTGGTGTTCTACATGGGCCTGGTGGGGTTGCCGGTGATCTGCGAACAACTGATCAAGCACGGTCGCTCGGCGCATACCCCGGCGGCGTTGATTCAGCAGGGCACCACGGTCAATCAGCGGGTCTTTACCGGCACGCTGGCTGATCTGCCGCGATTGGTGGCGGAGCATGAAGTGCATGCGCCGACACTGGTGATCGTTGGGGAAGTGGTGCAACTGCGCGAGAAACTGGCGTGGTTTGAGGGGGCTCAGGCGCAGGTCTGA
- a CDS encoding glutathione S-transferase family protein, whose translation MGLLVDGHWQDKWYESSKDGAFQREQAKRRNWVTADGQPGPSGEGGFAAEAGRYHLYVSLACPWAHRTLILRKLKGLESLIDVSVVSWLMLENGWTFDKSHGSTGDKLDGFDFMHQRYTADTADYTGRVTVPVLWDKKLKRIVSNESAEIIRMFNSAFDGLTGNDLDFYPAPLRGEIDALNERIYPAVNNGVYRAGFATSQQAYEEAFDEVFAELDHLERVLGANRYLSGEYLTEADVRLFTTMIRFDAVYHGHFKCNLRRIADYPNLSNWLRELYQLPGIGETVDFQHIKNHYYGSHKTINPTGVVPKGPEQDFTVAHDRARLAGKGVWLKG comes from the coding sequence ATGGGTTTACTCGTCGACGGCCACTGGCAGGACAAGTGGTACGAAAGCAGCAAGGACGGCGCGTTCCAGCGCGAACAGGCCAAGCGCCGCAACTGGGTGACCGCAGACGGCCAGCCCGGCCCGAGCGGTGAAGGTGGCTTCGCCGCCGAAGCCGGGCGTTATCACCTCTACGTTTCGCTCGCTTGTCCATGGGCGCATCGCACGCTGATCCTGCGCAAACTCAAAGGCCTGGAAAGTCTCATCGACGTTTCGGTAGTCAGTTGGTTGATGCTGGAAAACGGCTGGACCTTCGACAAGTCGCACGGCTCGACCGGCGACAAACTCGATGGCTTTGACTTCATGCACCAACGCTACACCGCCGATACCGCCGACTACACCGGGCGTGTGACCGTGCCGGTGCTGTGGGACAAAAAGCTCAAGCGCATCGTCAGCAACGAATCGGCGGAGATTATCCGCATGTTCAACAGCGCGTTCGATGGCTTGACCGGCAACGATCTGGACTTCTACCCGGCGCCGTTGCGCGGTGAAATCGATGCGCTGAACGAGCGGATTTATCCGGCGGTGAACAATGGCGTGTATCGCGCAGGGTTCGCCACGTCGCAACAGGCTTATGAAGAAGCGTTCGATGAGGTGTTTGCCGAACTCGATCATCTGGAGCGCGTGTTAGGCGCCAACCGTTATCTGAGCGGGGAATACCTGACTGAAGCGGACGTGCGTCTGTTCACCACCATGATTCGGTTTGACGCGGTGTACCACGGGCACTTCAAGTGCAACCTGCGGCGGATTGCCGATTACCCGAATCTGTCGAACTGGTTGCGTGAGTTGTATCAGTTGCCGGGGATTGGCGAGACGGTGGATTTTCAGCACATCAAAAATCACTACTACGGTAGCCACAAGACCATCAACCCGACAGGGGTTGTGCCGAAGGGGCCGGAACAGGATTTCACCGTGGCCCATGATCGGGCGCGGTTGGCTGGCAAAGGGGTTTGGTTGAAGGGCTAA
- a CDS encoding glycosyl transferase family protein: MTDFPALTLETPVEHPFAQFVRILGKGKRGARDLTREEAREAMGMILDDKVEDTQLGAFLMLLRHKEESAEEMAGFTEALRARLQAPALNVDLDWPTYAGKKRHLPWYLLAAKCLAQNGLRIFMHGGGAHTAGRLYSEQLLGELNIALCRNWQQVGTALDNGGLAFMPLVDWAPQLQKMIDLRNTLGLRSPIHSLARILNPLGARCGLQSIFHPGYQAVHRDASGLLGDTAIVVKGDGGEIEINPDADSHLYGTTGGESWDEEWPQLSAQRHVKPASLEVEHLKAVWRGDVVDSYPQMALIATMALALRGLGQNREQAFATAEQYWAARDKSI; this comes from the coding sequence ATGACCGACTTTCCAGCGCTGACCCTCGAAACACCCGTCGAGCACCCGTTCGCCCAATTCGTGCGCATTCTCGGCAAGGGTAAACGCGGCGCTCGCGACCTGACCCGCGAAGAGGCTCGCGAGGCGATGGGCATGATCCTCGACGACAAGGTCGAAGACACCCAGCTCGGCGCCTTTCTGATGTTGCTGCGGCACAAGGAAGAAAGCGCCGAGGAAATGGCCGGTTTCACCGAAGCCCTGCGCGCACGTTTGCAGGCGCCGGCCTTGAATGTCGATCTGGACTGGCCGACCTATGCCGGCAAGAAGCGCCATCTGCCGTGGTATCTGCTGGCGGCCAAGTGCCTGGCGCAGAACGGCCTGCGCATTTTCATGCATGGCGGCGGCGCACACACCGCCGGGCGTCTGTATAGCGAACAACTGCTCGGCGAGCTGAACATTGCGTTGTGCCGCAATTGGCAGCAGGTTGGCACGGCGCTGGATAACGGTGGTCTGGCGTTCATGCCGCTGGTGGACTGGGCGCCGCAGCTGCAAAAGATGATCGACCTGCGCAATACGCTGGGCCTGCGCTCACCGATTCATTCGCTGGCGCGGATTCTCAATCCGCTGGGCGCACGTTGCGGGCTGCAAAGCATCTTCCACCCCGGCTATCAGGCTGTGCACCGCGATGCCAGCGGTCTGCTTGGCGACACGGCGATTGTGGTCAAGGGCGACGGCGGCGAAATCGAGATCAACCCGGATGCCGACAGTCACCTTTACGGTACTACCGGCGGCGAGAGCTGGGACGAGGAATGGCCGCAACTGTCGGCGCAACGTCACGTCAAACCGGCCTCGCTGGAGGTCGAACACCTGAAGGCCGTGTGGCGCGGCGACGTGGTCGACAGCTACCCGCAAATGGCCCTGATTGCGACCATGGCCCTGGCATTGCGCGGTCTCGGTCAAAACCGTGAACAGGCTTTCGCCACCGCCGAGCAATATTGGGCCGCTCGGGACAAATCGATTTAA
- a CDS encoding TusE/DsrC/DsvC family sulfur relay protein: MNSITVGARAIELDKDGFLVDLSDWSADVASALAAAEEIELTPEHWEVLELLRSFYAEFQLSPATRPLIKYTALKLGPDKGNSLHLNRLFKGTPAKLAAKLAGLPKPTNCL; encoded by the coding sequence ATGAATTCGATCACCGTCGGCGCCCGCGCCATCGAACTGGACAAGGACGGTTTCCTGGTCGACTTGAGCGACTGGTCGGCCGACGTCGCCAGCGCCCTCGCCGCCGCAGAAGAGATCGAGTTGACGCCTGAACACTGGGAAGTCCTCGAACTGCTGCGCAGCTTCTATGCAGAGTTCCAGCTGTCGCCGGCCACACGTCCGCTGATCAAGTACACCGCGCTGAAACTCGGCCCGGACAAAGGCAACAGCCTGCACCTGAACCGACTGTTCAAAGGCACCCCTGCCAAACTCGCCGCGAAACTGGCGGGCCTGCCCAAACCGACGAATTGCTTATGA
- the tusB gene encoding sulfurtransferase complex subunit TusB, with product MSTLHVLSHSPFGDDRLNSCLRIIGNADALLLSGDAAYALQPGTAPFNALQSRQVKLFILTEDAQARAIEIPDWAEAIDYPAFVELSIHHDKVNSWL from the coding sequence ATGTCGACTTTGCACGTGTTGTCTCATTCCCCGTTCGGCGACGATCGCTTGAACAGTTGCCTGCGTATCATCGGCAATGCAGACGCGTTGCTGCTGTCCGGCGACGCGGCTTATGCGTTGCAACCCGGCACTGCGCCGTTTAATGCGCTGCAAAGCCGTCAGGTGAAGCTGTTCATCCTCACGGAAGACGCGCAGGCCCGCGCCATCGAGATCCCGGACTGGGCCGAAGCCATCGATTACCCGGCCTTCGTCGAGCTGTCGATCCACCACGACAAGGTCAATAGCTGGCTATGA
- the tusC gene encoding sulfurtransferase complex subunit TusC produces the protein MAKSLLLISRQSPWSGPAAREALDIVLAGGAFDLPIGLLFLDDGVLQLAAGQNAKALQQKDLSANLQALPMFGVEELFYCADSASARGLDQLSLDEAQALAAEQITALIDRYDQVITL, from the coding sequence ATGGCCAAATCCCTGCTGCTCATCAGCCGCCAATCGCCATGGTCCGGCCCGGCTGCCCGCGAAGCGCTGGACATCGTCCTCGCCGGTGGTGCCTTCGATCTGCCGATCGGTCTGCTGTTTCTCGATGACGGTGTGTTGCAACTCGCTGCCGGGCAGAACGCCAAGGCCCTGCAACAGAAAGACCTCAGCGCCAACCTGCAAGCGCTGCCGATGTTTGGTGTAGAAGAGTTGTTCTACTGCGCCGACAGCGCCAGCGCCCGTGGCCTCGACCAGTTGTCGCTGGACGAAGCGCAGGCGCTGGCCGCCGAGCAAATCACCGCCCTTATTGACCGTTACGACCAAGTGATCACCCTCTGA
- the tusD gene encoding sulfurtransferase complex subunit TusD translates to MKFAIALFSAAHAPSSRRALLFAQAALAGGHEIVRLFFYQDGVYNASDAVVTPQDELDLPKQWRAFISEQKLDGVVCIAAALRRGVLNNEEAQRYQREAVSVSAPWELSGLGQLHDAVQDADRLICFGGA, encoded by the coding sequence ATGAAGTTCGCCATCGCGCTGTTTTCCGCCGCCCACGCGCCCTCCTCGCGCCGCGCCCTGCTGTTTGCTCAGGCTGCGCTGGCCGGTGGGCATGAAATTGTCCGGCTGTTTTTCTATCAGGACGGCGTCTACAACGCCTCGGACGCGGTGGTCACGCCGCAGGACGAACTCGACCTGCCCAAGCAGTGGCGCGCATTCATCAGTGAGCAAAAGCTCGACGGCGTGGTGTGTATCGCCGCTGCCCTGCGTCGTGGCGTGTTGAATAATGAGGAAGCCCAGCGTTATCAGCGTGAAGCGGTCTCAGTCAGCGCGCCGTGGGAGTTGTCCGGTCTCGGTCAGTTGCACGACGCGGTGCAAGACGCCGACCGTCTGATCTGCTTCGGAGGTGCGTAA
- a CDS encoding YoaK family protein, which produces MLPSASTHRASPGHLHTQKWRGRVGLALVASLSVLAGMTDAIGFMASGDFVSFMSGNTTRLAVAISVGDIGLTMRLVILVTTFVVGNALGVVVARLAGRRALPLLLCIATLLCAAAAWPYDTQLPALLAAIIAMGMLNASVEEVNGLPVGLTYVTGALSRFGRGLGRWMLGERRSGWRVQLVPWSGMFIGAILGAVLEHHFGLKAMFASGLLAAMIGLLSLKIPRRWQLGYMPR; this is translated from the coding sequence ATGCTGCCATCCGCCTCGACTCATCGCGCCAGCCCTGGCCATCTGCACACGCAAAAGTGGCGCGGCCGCGTGGGTCTGGCACTGGTGGCGAGCCTGTCGGTACTGGCCGGAATGACCGATGCCATCGGCTTCATGGCCAGCGGCGACTTCGTCTCGTTCATGAGCGGAAACACTACCCGACTGGCCGTGGCAATCAGCGTTGGTGACATCGGACTGACCATGCGCCTGGTGATTCTTGTCACCACGTTCGTGGTCGGTAACGCCTTGGGGGTTGTCGTGGCGCGTCTGGCCGGACGACGCGCGCTGCCGCTTTTGCTGTGCATCGCCACCCTGCTCTGTGCGGCGGCAGCCTGGCCGTATGACACGCAACTGCCGGCATTGCTCGCAGCGATCATTGCGATGGGCATGCTCAACGCGTCGGTCGAAGAAGTGAATGGTTTACCGGTCGGACTCACCTATGTCACCGGCGCGTTGTCGCGATTCGGACGCGGACTGGGCCGCTGGATGCTTGGCGAACGGCGCAGCGGCTGGCGGGTGCAGTTGGTGCCGTGGAGCGGGATGTTCATCGGCGCGATTCTGGGAGCGGTGCTGGAACATCATTTCGGACTCAAGGCGATGTTTGCCAGCGGTTTACTGGCCGCGATGATCGGGCTGCTCTCGCTGAAAATCCCGCGGCGCTGGCAACTCGGCTACATGCCCCGCTAA
- a CDS encoding DUF6388 family protein, which produces MAPTDQRHEHALKIFLDARPELRESLDHLNPLLAQAKGETQAQYREERLHEAFEAEAENLGLFAWELTLQLTADSPEEYQVQRLEVHREVAEMAGMDWLEYCDLYGIEP; this is translated from the coding sequence ATGGCGCCTACCGACCAACGACATGAACACGCCCTGAAAATATTTCTCGATGCCCGCCCCGAGCTGCGCGAAAGTCTCGATCATCTCAACCCGTTGCTGGCCCAGGCCAAGGGCGAAACCCAGGCACAGTATCGCGAAGAGCGCCTGCATGAAGCGTTTGAGGCCGAGGCGGAAAATCTCGGACTGTTTGCCTGGGAATTGACCTTGCAATTGACGGCTGATTCGCCCGAGGAATATCAGGTGCAACGTTTGGAAGTGCATCGTGAAGTCGCAGAAATGGCCGGGATGGATTGGCTGGAATATTGCGATTTGTATGGGATAGAACCGTAA
- a CDS encoding GNAT family N-acetyltransferase — translation MNLRIELSQNPNEEQRNAILAPLRAHNIAQAGASKKEPLALLVRDEHDAILGGLYGHTFYRWLFIELLAVPEQGRGQGIGSKLMQMAEDFARDNDCVGIWLDTFSFQAPEFYRKVGFSECGEIVDYPLGHKRHFFQKRLIG, via the coding sequence ATGAACTTGCGTATCGAGTTGTCGCAGAACCCCAACGAAGAACAACGCAACGCGATTCTGGCGCCGCTGCGCGCGCATAACATCGCCCAGGCCGGCGCCTCGAAGAAGGAGCCGCTGGCGCTGTTGGTGCGCGACGAGCACGACGCGATTCTCGGCGGCCTGTATGGCCACACGTTCTATCGCTGGTTATTCATTGAGCTGCTGGCAGTGCCGGAGCAAGGGCGCGGCCAGGGCATCGGATCAAAGTTGATGCAGATGGCCGAGGATTTTGCCCGGGACAACGATTGCGTCGGGATCTGGCTCGACACCTTTTCGTTTCAGGCGCCGGAGTTTTACCGCAAGGTGGGATTTAGCGAGTGTGGCGAGATTGTCGATTATCCGCTGGGGCATAAGCGGCATTTCTTTCAGAAGCGGCTTATCGGTTGA
- a CDS encoding hemerythrin domain-containing protein → MNIFEALRESHDRQRSYAKTLIETSGDTPERVEAYKQLKAELQAHETAEERHFYIPLMEFDNGVDLSRHAISEHHEMDEMMEELDETEMSSPAWLATAKKLSDKVHHHLKEEEQKFFQMAGKLLNEKQKEQLAGQYEKEFKAQLP, encoded by the coding sequence ATGAACATTTTCGAAGCCCTTCGCGAAAGCCACGACCGCCAGCGCAGCTACGCCAAAACCCTGATCGAGACCAGCGGTGACACGCCGGAACGGGTCGAGGCCTACAAACAGCTCAAGGCTGAACTGCAAGCTCATGAAACCGCCGAAGAACGGCACTTCTACATCCCGTTGATGGAGTTCGACAACGGCGTCGATCTCAGCCGTCACGCGATTTCCGAACACCATGAAATGGACGAGATGATGGAAGAACTCGACGAGACCGAGATGTCCAGCCCCGCGTGGCTGGCCACGGCGAAAAAACTCTCGGACAAGGTTCATCATCATCTCAAGGAAGAAGAGCAGAAGTTCTTCCAGATGGCCGGCAAACTGCTCAACGAAAAGCAGAAAGAGCAGCTGGCCGGGCAATACGAAAAGGAGTTCAAGGCGCAATTGCCGTGA
- a CDS encoding lytic polysaccharide monooxygenase auxiliary activity family 9 protein, producing MNQPQAQTQLRHGRVISPASRGAVAIEQGLLGAWQVNEMEGGKNFPALTAGPFPAPYQTDSDSVTPPADGYILSGGKTDARDCVNFTSEEMSKKLARPFTWPLLNVTPGQTLEIKWEYTAPHTTRGYRWLITKDGWDPKQRITRAQLETQPFFEDFYPQVPYYSYPNELKAKVNHAVKLPANKKGHHVIVLMWIVANTGNAFYQAFDVDFK from the coding sequence ATGAATCAACCACAAGCACAAACCCAACTGCGACACGGTCGTGTCATTTCCCCTGCCAGCCGCGGTGCGGTTGCCATCGAGCAAGGATTGCTCGGTGCCTGGCAGGTCAACGAGATGGAAGGTGGCAAGAACTTCCCGGCACTGACGGCGGGGCCTTTCCCGGCGCCGTATCAGACCGACTCTGACAGTGTCACGCCGCCAGCCGACGGTTACATCCTCAGCGGTGGCAAGACCGATGCCCGCGACTGCGTGAACTTCACCAGCGAGGAAATGAGCAAGAAACTCGCTCGTCCGTTCACTTGGCCGCTGCTTAACGTCACCCCGGGGCAGACCCTCGAAATCAAATGGGAATACACCGCGCCGCACACCACTCGCGGCTATCGCTGGCTGATCACCAAGGATGGCTGGGACCCGAAACAACGCATCACCCGCGCGCAACTGGAAACCCAACCGTTCTTCGAGGATTTCTACCCGCAGGTGCCTTACTACAGCTATCCGAACGAGCTTAAGGCCAAGGTCAATCACGCGGTGAAACTACCGGCCAATAAAAAGGGTCATCACGTTATCGTGCTGATGTGGATCGTCGCCAACACTGGCAACGCTTTCTATCAGGCTTTTGACGTCGACTTCAAATAG
- a CDS encoding methylated-DNA--[protein]-cysteine S-methyltransferase, with amino-acid sequence MPYTFITLPSPVGELKLVANGARLVAILWENDKPNRVPLGPMSAAPDNPILLKTARQLEEYFAGTRDCFDLELDFAGTAFQKQVWAALLTIPFGQTRTYSQIAEQIGNPAAVRAVGAANGRNPISIVAPCHRVIGASGKLTGFAGGLEAKERLLVLEGGQWPGTTGRLEGF; translated from the coding sequence ATGCCCTACACGTTCATCACCCTGCCCTCGCCGGTCGGCGAGCTGAAGCTGGTCGCGAACGGCGCACGACTGGTGGCCATCCTCTGGGAAAACGACAAACCGAACCGCGTGCCCCTCGGGCCGATGAGCGCAGCGCCGGACAATCCGATCCTGCTGAAAACCGCCCGGCAGCTCGAAGAATATTTTGCCGGTACGCGCGATTGCTTCGATCTTGAACTGGACTTCGCCGGCACGGCGTTTCAGAAACAGGTCTGGGCCGCATTGCTGACCATTCCGTTTGGCCAAACACGCACCTACAGCCAGATCGCCGAGCAGATCGGCAATCCTGCAGCGGTAAGAGCGGTGGGTGCGGCGAACGGGCGTAATCCGATCTCCATCGTCGCGCCGTGTCATCGGGTGATTGGCGCATCCGGAAAACTGACCGGATTTGCCGGAGGCCTTGAGGCAAAAGAGCGGCTGTTGGTGCTTGAAGGTGGGCAGTGGCCAGGAACCACCGGACGTTTGGAAGGCTTCTAA
- the ggt gene encoding gamma-glutamyltransferase: MKYEPLAKSLIATSLALSCLMAHAASVAPVAAENGMVVTAQHLATHVGVDVLKSGGNAVDAAVAVGYALAVVYPAAGNLGGGGFMTIQLADGRKTFLDFREKAPLAATANMYLDKDGNVVPDLSTRGHLAVGVPGTVSGMELALSKYGTKPRKEMIAPAIKLAEDGFELEQGDVELLDYATDVFKKDMRDSGSIFLHNGEPMQVGQKLVQKDLGKTLRTISEKGADGFYKGWVADAIVTSSQANKGIITQADLDKYKTRELAPVECDYRGYHVVSAPPPSSGGVVICQIMNILEGYPMKDLGFHSAQGMHYQIEAMRHAYVDRNSYLGDPDFVKNPIEHLLDKNYATKLRDAIQPQKAGVSAELKPGVAPHEGSNTTHYSIVDKWGNAVSVTYTLNDWFGAGVMASKTGVILNDEMDDFTSKVGVPNMYGLVQGEANAIAPGKAPLSSMSPTIVTKDGKVVMVVGTPGGSRIITATLLTMLNVIDYGMGLQEAVDAPRFHQQWMPEETNLEDFAASPDTKKILESWGHKFAGPQDANHIAAILVGAPSLGGKPVGKNRFYGANDPRRNTGLSLGY; the protein is encoded by the coding sequence ATGAAGTACGAACCTTTGGCCAAATCGCTGATAGCGACCTCACTGGCACTCAGCTGCCTCATGGCTCACGCCGCCTCGGTGGCACCGGTTGCCGCCGAAAACGGCATGGTGGTCACCGCGCAACACCTCGCCACTCACGTTGGCGTCGACGTCTTGAAGAGCGGCGGGAATGCCGTGGATGCCGCTGTTGCAGTGGGTTATGCGCTGGCGGTGGTGTATCCCGCCGCCGGTAACCTGGGCGGTGGCGGTTTCATGACCATTCAATTGGCGGACGGGCGCAAGACCTTCCTCGACTTCCGCGAAAAAGCTCCGCTGGCAGCGACCGCCAACATGTATCTCGACAAGGACGGCAACGTCGTCCCGGATCTGAGTACGCGTGGCCATCTGGCCGTCGGCGTGCCGGGCACCGTGTCCGGCATGGAGCTGGCCCTGAGCAAGTACGGCACCAAACCGCGCAAGGAAATGATCGCGCCGGCCATCAAACTGGCTGAAGACGGTTTTGAACTGGAGCAGGGCGACGTCGAACTGCTGGACTACGCCACCGATGTGTTCAAAAAGGACATGCGCGATTCCGGTTCGATTTTCCTGCACAACGGCGAGCCGATGCAGGTCGGGCAGAAACTGGTGCAAAAGGATCTCGGTAAAACCCTGCGGACGATTTCCGAAAAAGGCGCCGACGGGTTCTACAAAGGCTGGGTGGCCGATGCCATCGTGACCTCCAGCCAGGCCAACAAGGGCATCATCACCCAGGCCGACCTCGACAAGTACAAGACCCGCGAACTGGCGCCAGTGGAGTGCGATTACCGTGGCTATCACGTGGTCTCCGCGCCACCGCCAAGCTCCGGCGGTGTGGTGATCTGCCAGATCATGAACATTCTTGAAGGCTATCCGATGAAGGATCTGGGCTTCCATTCGGCCCAGGGCATGCACTACCAGATCGAAGCGATGCGCCACGCTTACGTGGATCGCAACAGCTACCTCGGCGATCCGGATTTCGTCAAGAACCCGATCGAGCACCTGCTCGACAAGAACTACGCGACCAAACTGCGCGACGCCATCCAGCCACAGAAGGCCGGTGTGTCGGCTGAGCTGAAACCCGGCGTCGCACCGCATGAAGGCAGCAACACCACGCACTATTCGATCGTCGACAAGTGGGGCAACGCAGTCTCGGTCACCTACACCCTCAATGACTGGTTCGGCGCCGGCGTGATGGCAAGCAAAACCGGGGTGATCCTCAACGACGAAATGGACGACTTCACCTCCAAGGTCGGCGTGCCGAACATGTACGGCCTGGTGCAGGGCGAAGCCAACGCCATCGCCCCGGGCAAGGCGCCGCTGTCGTCGATGAGCCCGACCATCGTCACCAAGGACGGCAAAGTGGTGATGGTGGTGGGCACACCGGGTGGCAGCCGGATCATCACCGCGACCTTGCTGACCATGCTCAACGTCATCGACTACGGCATGGGCTTGCAGGAAGCGGTCGATGCGCCACGCTTCCACCAGCAGTGGATGCCGGAAGAAACCAACCTCGAAGACTTCGCCGCCAGCCCGGATACGAAGAAGATCCTCGAAAGTTGGGGGCACAAGTTTGCAGGTCCCCAGGATGCCAACCACATCGCCGCGATTCTGGTCGGCGCGCCGTCACTGGGCGGTAAACCGGTCGGCAAAAACCGCTTCTACGGCGCCAACGATCCACGGCGCAACACCGGGTTGTCACTGGGTTACTGA
- a CDS encoding cysteine hydrolase family protein, whose product MTTALLIIDVQRALCSGEYQCFDIHRVINTINDLSGRARKAGVPVVLIQHEEKGSPLAHGADGWQLAEGLETSAKDLRVRKTTPDSFYQTDLRKLLPGEDFEQLVICGLQTDYCVNATVRQAHQLGYDVVLAADAHSTINNGNTSAEDIIAEHNKDLAHLTGSVARIDVKPAAAITFK is encoded by the coding sequence ATGACCACCGCATTGCTGATCATCGACGTCCAGCGCGCCCTCTGCTCGGGCGAATACCAGTGTTTCGACATTCACCGCGTGATCAATACGATCAATGACCTCAGCGGCCGTGCGCGCAAAGCCGGCGTGCCGGTGGTGTTGATTCAGCACGAAGAAAAGGGCAGCCCGCTGGCCCATGGTGCTGACGGCTGGCAATTGGCCGAAGGCCTTGAAACAAGTGCGAAAGACCTGCGCGTGCGCAAGACCACCCCGGATTCGTTCTACCAGACTGATTTGCGCAAGCTGCTGCCCGGCGAAGATTTCGAGCAACTGGTCATCTGCGGCCTGCAAACCGATTACTGCGTCAATGCCACCGTGCGACAGGCCCATCAACTGGGTTATGACGTGGTGCTCGCCGCCGATGCGCATTCGACCATCAACAACGGCAACACCAGCGCCGAAGACATCATCGCCGAACACAACAAGGACCTCGCCCACCTGACCGGCTCCGTGGCCCGAATCGACGTAAAACCCGCCGCCGCCATCACCTTCAAATAA